Within Halopelagius longus, the genomic segment CGGTCCGCCACTCGTACTCCATCCACTCCTCGCCGGCCTTCGAGAGGTCGTAGTAGCCGTGGTCGGCGTTGAAGTAGCGAATCGCGGGCTTCGACCCCAGCAGGTTGAAGAGTGCCTCGCCGACCACCGGGACGCGGAGCAGTTCGCGGACCGTCTCGGTCGGTTCCGGGCCGCCGCGCGTCGTCGGGCAGACGAGGGTCAACTGCGAGACGTTCGCCTCGTCGGCCACCGCGGCGACGTACGCCGACGTGAGCGAGGAGGCGACCACCGCCGGGTCGTCGAACTCCGAGAGGAAGTCGCCGGCGAAGTCCTCGTAGAGGGCCGCCGAGTACCGAAGCGGCGGCCGGTCGGACATCCCGAACCCCGGCAGGTCCGGCGCGACGACGTGGTAATCCTCCGCCAGCGTGTCGAATATCTCGCGGAACTCGCCCGAGGACCCCGCGGCGTTGACGCCGTGCAGGAGAACGAGGTCCTGCGCCTCCTCGTCGCCCGCCTCGGTGTAGTGGACGTCGATGCCGCGCCACCGGAACGTGCGCTGGTCGCCGGAGAGCGCGGGGTCCAACGGCGGCGTCCGACGCGAGAGGACGCGGTTCGCGGCGGCGGCGATGCCCACACCGGCGACGACTGCGCCGACTGCGTTTCGGAGTCTCATGCGAGGAGCGTACGGCTGCGACGCTCTTATATTGTCACGCCAAACCCTACCGAACCGTCGGAGTTAGGCGCCCATTAGGCGTCCGACGGCGGTTCGCGTCTCCGAGTGATGGTCGAGGGCCGGCCGGGTCAAGCGTCGTCGCGCCGCGCCTCGACGCAGTCCCGAATCGGCCGCAGAACGTCCTCGGCGACGGCGTAGGGGTCAGTCTCCCTGTCGGCGACGCGTTCCGCGAACGCCTCCGCGCCGCCGCGCCGCCGCAGTTCCTCCTCGACGAGGGCGTTCGCGTCGCTCCGAAGGAGTTGGCGTATCTCCTCGGCGTAGCGCGTTCGCTCCAGTTCCGCGCGCGCGCCGGTCCGGTCGAGAAACGCCGCGTGCGAGTCGAGCGTCTCCACCAG encodes:
- a CDS encoding alpha/beta fold hydrolase, with the translated sequence MRLRNAVGAVVAGVGIAAAANRVLSRRTPPLDPALSGDQRTFRWRGIDVHYTEAGDEEAQDLVLLHGVNAAGSSGEFREIFDTLAEDYHVVAPDLPGFGMSDRPPLRYSAALYEDFAGDFLSEFDDPAVVASSLTSAYVAAVADEANVSQLTLVCPTTRGGPEPTETVRELLRVPVVGEALFNLLGSKPAIRYFNADHGYYDLSKAGEEWMEYEWRTAHQPNARFAPASFVSGYLNSEVDLSEALSELDAPTTLVWGREADITPLREGRVLASEADAKLVVFDDTKLLPHVEFPEQFVRTVREDLTVPA